In Actinoplanes octamycinicus, the genomic window GTTTTCGGTCCTCACGACACCGGCGGGCGCGATGCATCCGTCACCGGGCCCAACCCCAGCGGCGGAGCCAGGTGATCGCGAGGTCCACTGTGCCGGGGAGGTCCTTTTTCAGGTCGTGCACGGCGCCGGGGCGGACGAGCACCTCGACGACGCCGGCCGGCTGCGGGACGCCGAACGGGTCCCGGTCGCCGTTCAGCACCAGGGTGGGGATCTCGGCGGGCAGCTCGGCGGCCCGGGTCTTCTCCGGCTTGCCCGGCGGGTGCAGCGGAAACGCCAGCGCGAGCAGCGCCGCGGCGCCCAGCACGGGTGCGGTCCGCGCCGCGACCCGCGCGCCGCTGCTGCGCCCACCGACGATCAACGGCAGGTCCGGTACGGCCTCGGCGCGCACGACGGCGGTCCACGCCTCGTCGAGCTGCCCGGCCGGTGCGGGCGCCCGCCGGCCGGCCACCCGATACGGCTGGGTGACCAGCACCACGCGCACGCCGGCGGCGACCGCGGCGTCGTGCACCGCGGCCAGGTCCGGGGCGTCCACCCCACCCCCGGCGCCGTGGCCGAGGAAGAGCTGGCTGCGCGCGGGGCCGGCCGGCTCGGTCACCCGGACCAGGGCCGGCCCGCGCGGTGTCTGGACGGTTCTCTCGGAGCGGGGCACAAGCTCCGTTTCTAGCAGCGCCGTCCCGGGACGCGGCCGGAAAGGGTCAGCGACTCACCGGGGTGAGGCTCAGGAACCGCCGATCCTCGTCGTCGGAGGACTCGTCGTCGACCGGATCCCCGTTCGGCTGGACCCGCTCGCGCCAGGCCACCAGCATGGCCCGCCGCTCCCGTGGCGTGGTGCCGCCCCAGACCCCGTGGCAGTCGCCCACCTGCAGCGCCCAGGCCAGGCACGGGCCCTGCACCGGGCACGTGCCGCAGAGCGCGACCGCGCCACCGGACGGCTCGTTGGGCGCCGGAAAGAATGTCTCCGGATCAACCGTGCGGCAGGACCCGCGGGTCCGCCACGCCTCGTCGGTCCGGCGTTGCGCAATTGCCTCGAGCAACCGCGGGTCGCGTCGCGCGATGGCCACCTCGTGCGGACGCGGCATGCGTGCTCGTGTCATCAGCCCACCTCCCCCGTGGGACCGGAATTGCTGCGGCGGTCGTTCCCGCACCTTGCGGATCGACACCACTCCGGCGCTGGTTTGTACCGCACCGTACAAGATCAGAACAAGGGTTTGATCTATCTTGAAACAAAGTTGTCGATTCAGAATCCGCGCATAATCCGACAAAGAACTTCGTTGATCTTCGTCAGTTCAGAAAAGCGTCACCTCGACGGGAGGAGTCAGTAACTCCGGCCCGTTGTTGCGCACATTGCCCACCGCCGGACCGACCGGGCGCACCTCGATCGCCGCCAGCGCGGCCTCGTCGAGCGGGCGCAGCAGCGGCTCCGGATCGCCGCCGCCGGCCAGCCAGTCGGCCCACCGCGCGGCCGGCAGGATCAGCGGCATCCGGTCGTGGATCCGGGCCAGCCCGCCCCGGGCGGCGGTGGTGATCACGCTGCAGGTGAGCATCGAGTCCGGGCCCCAGGCCGACCAGATCCCGGCGAACGCGAGCGGGGAGCCGTCCGCCGGCGTCATGTAAAAGGCCTGCTTACGCTTGCCGTCGCGGACCCACTCGAACCAGCCGTCGGCGGGCACCAGGCAGCGGCGGCGGGCGAAGGACAGGGCGAACGCCTTCGACGTGGCCACCGTCTCGGCGCGCGCGTTGATCATGCGGGAGCCCTGTCGCGGGTCGGCGGCCCACGGCGGGACCAGGCCCCAGCGGGCGGTGTCCAGCACCCGGGCGGCGTGCGACGACGACTCGCGGATCAGCGGGACCGGGTCGGTGGGCGCCACGTTCCAGCTCGGCCGCAGCTCCTCGGTCAGGTCGACCGCCTCGAAGAACTGGCTGAGATCCGCGTTGCTCCGCGTGGTCGCGTACCGCCCGCACATGGGCAGCAGCGTACGCCAACGGAAACGGTGGCAGGGGGCACGGAGCGCCGAGGAAAAACGGCGCGTGGAACGAGCACAGATCAAGAATCGGTGGTCCGCGCGGTGGAAAAGCCGGCCACCGGCGGCGCCGGGACGGGCCGGTGTCCCGGCCGGCGGGAAGGCTCGGCGGAAATGTCGGCCGCCCCCGGCAGAATGGCGGGCATGGCTGCTGAACTCCGCCCCTGGCTCGCCCCGTCCGCCGCCGGCCCGGTCACCGCCACCGTGCGGCTGCCCGGGTCCAAGTCGATGACCGCGCGCGCGATGGTGCTCGCCGCGCTGGCCGACGGCCGGTCGGTGATCGAGGCGCCGCTGCGGGCCCGGGACACCACGCTGATGGCGGCCGGCCTGCGCGCGCTCGGCGTCGCGGTGGACACCTCGGCCGACGACCGCTGGGTGATCGAGCCGGGCCCGCTGCGCGGTCCGGCCCGCATCGACGTGGGCCTGGCCGGCACCATCATGCGCTTCCTGCCGCCGGTCGCGGCGCTGGCCGACGGGCGGGTCGAGTTCGACGGCGACCCGCACGCGCGCAAGCGGCCGATGGGCCCGATCCTGGACGCGCTGCGCGCCCTCGGGGTCCGCCTGGAGGCGTCGCCGACCGGCGGCCTGCCGCTCACCGTGCACGGCGCCGGCCTGGTCGAGGGCGGCGAGGCGGTGGTCGACGCGTCCGGGTCCAGCCAGTTCGTCTCCGGCCTGCTGCTCTCCGCGGCCCGGTTCAGCAAGGGGCTGACCCTGCGGCACGAGGGCCCGCCGGTGCCGTCCGCCCCGCACCTGCGGATGACCACGCACATGCTGCGCGCGGCCGGCGCGGTGGTCGACGAGAGCGTGCCGGATGTCTGGGTGGTCGAGCCCGGCCCGCTGCACGGCCGCACCTGGGTGATCGAGCCGGACCTCTCCGGCGCGCTGCCGTTCTTCGCGGCCGCCATGGTCACCGGCGGCGCGGTCACCCTGGCCGGCTGGCCGGCCGCGAGCTGGCAGCCGGTCGCCCAGCTGAGCGAGCTGCTCACCGCGCTGGGCGGCGAGGTGACCCGCTCCGCCGACGGGCTGACCGTGCGCGGCACCGGCACGCTGCGCGGGATCACCGCCGACCTGTCCGAGGTGAGCGAGATGACCCCGGTGATCTCGGCGCTGGCCGCGCTCGCCGACGGGCCGTCCGAGCTGCGCGGCGTCGAGCACATCCGGGGCCACGAGACCGACCGGATCGCCGCGCTCGCCACCGAGCTGACCAAGGTGGGCGCCGGGGTCACCGAGTTCCCGGACGGGTTGCGGATCGAGCCGCGCCCGCTGCACGGCGCCTCCTTCGAGACCTACGCGGACCACCGGATGGCGCACGCCGCCGCGGTGATCGGACTCTCCGTCCCGGCCGTCCAGCTCACCGACGTAGGTTGTACGTCGAAGACCCTGCCCGAGTTCCCGGAACTCTGGTCGGGTCTCGCGACGACGAGCTAGACGACAAGCCAGAGGAGCCGGCTCTGCCAGGGCGCAAGCGGGAGTACGACGAGGACGACGTCCGGGTCCGGCCGGGGCGGTCGTCCCGGCCGCGCACCCGGACGCGGCCGAAGCACGACGACGCGGTCGACGCGCTGGTGATCACCGTCGACCGCGGGCGGTATGGATGCGTCCGCGAGGACGACCCCGACGTCGAGGTGATCACCGCGATGCGCGCCCGCGAGCTGGGCCGCAAGTCGGTGGTGGTGGGTGACCGGGTGGCGCTGGTCGGCGACGTGTCCGGCGACGCCGGCTCGCTGGCCCGGATCGTCCGGATCGGCGAGCGGACCTCGGTGCTGCGCCGCACCGCGGACGACGACGACACCACGCCGGAGGGCCGGCTGGAGCGGGTGGTGGTGGCCAACGCGGACCAGCTGGTGATCGTCAGCGCGCTGTCCGACCCGCCGCCGCGCACCGGGTTCATCGACCGCTGCCTGGTCGCGGCCTACGACGCGGACATCGAGCCGCTGCTCTGCCTGACCAAGGCCGACCTGGCCGGCCCGGAGCAGGTGCTCGACTACTACGCCGAGCTGGACCTGCCGCACGTGCTGATCCGCCCGGGCAGCGACCTGGCCGAGTTGCGCGACCGGCTGGCCGGCCGGATCTCGGTCCTGGTCGGGCACTCCGGGGTGGGCAAGTCGACCCTGGTCAACCGCCTGGTGCCGGACGCGCTGCGGGCGGTCGGCGTGGTCAGCGCGATCGGCAAGGGCCGGCACACCTCGACCAGCGCGGTCGCCCTGCGACTTCCCGTGGCCGGACCGGGTTCGGCGAAACGAGTGCGCAAGGACCCCGGGTGGATCATCGACACCCCGGGCATCCGGAGTTTCGGGCTGGCCCACGTCAGCGCGGAGAGTCTGCTGCACGGCTTCCCCGACCTGGTCGAGGGCACCCTGGAGGACCAGCCGAACTGCGGGCACACCGCCGCCGACGTGGACTGCACGCTGGACGCCTGGGTCGACGGTGGCCATGCCGATCGGCGGCGCCTGGAGTCGTACCGCAGGTTGCTCTCCTCGCGGGCCGGCGAGCTGGACGCGCGTGATCACCAGGCGGACAGCGGACCGAGCGCCTGACTCGCGACAGCGAGTCGCGGATAACCTTCTCGGCATGGCCGGATATGCCGACGATCTCGCCCTTGCCCACACCC contains:
- a CDS encoding alpha/beta hydrolase family protein, with the protein product MPRSERTVQTPRGPALVRVTEPAGPARSQLFLGHGAGGGVDAPDLAAVHDAAVAAGVRVVLVTQPYRVAGRRAPAPAGQLDEAWTAVVRAEAVPDLPLIVGGRSSGARVAARTAPVLGAAALLALAFPLHPPGKPEKTRAAELPAEIPTLVLNGDRDPFGVPQPAGVVEVLVRPGAVHDLKKDLPGTVDLAITWLRRWGWAR
- a CDS encoding WhiB family transcriptional regulator — its product is MTRARMPRPHEVAIARRDPRLLEAIAQRRTDEAWRTRGSCRTVDPETFFPAPNEPSGGAVALCGTCPVQGPCLAWALQVGDCHGVWGGTTPRERRAMLVAWRERVQPNGDPVDDESSDDEDRRFLSLTPVSR
- a CDS encoding SOS response-associated peptidase — protein: MCGRYATTRSNADLSQFFEAVDLTEELRPSWNVAPTDPVPLIRESSSHAARVLDTARWGLVPPWAADPRQGSRMINARAETVATSKAFALSFARRRCLVPADGWFEWVRDGKRKQAFYMTPADGSPLAFAGIWSAWGPDSMLTCSVITTAARGGLARIHDRMPLILPAARWADWLAGGGDPEPLLRPLDEAALAAIEVRPVGPAVGNVRNNGPELLTPPVEVTLF
- the aroA gene encoding 3-phosphoshikimate 1-carboxyvinyltransferase; the protein is MAGMAAELRPWLAPSAAGPVTATVRLPGSKSMTARAMVLAALADGRSVIEAPLRARDTTLMAAGLRALGVAVDTSADDRWVIEPGPLRGPARIDVGLAGTIMRFLPPVAALADGRVEFDGDPHARKRPMGPILDALRALGVRLEASPTGGLPLTVHGAGLVEGGEAVVDASGSSQFVSGLLLSAARFSKGLTLRHEGPPVPSAPHLRMTTHMLRAAGAVVDESVPDVWVVEPGPLHGRTWVIEPDLSGALPFFAAAMVTGGAVTLAGWPAASWQPVAQLSELLTALGGEVTRSADGLTVRGTGTLRGITADLSEVSEMTPVISALAALADGPSELRGVEHIRGHETDRIAALATELTKVGAGVTEFPDGLRIEPRPLHGASFETYADHRMAHAAAVIGLSVPAVQLTDVGCTSKTLPEFPELWSGLATTS
- the rsgA gene encoding ribosome small subunit-dependent GTPase A, whose amino-acid sequence is MPGRKREYDEDDVRVRPGRSSRPRTRTRPKHDDAVDALVITVDRGRYGCVREDDPDVEVITAMRARELGRKSVVVGDRVALVGDVSGDAGSLARIVRIGERTSVLRRTADDDDTTPEGRLERVVVANADQLVIVSALSDPPPRTGFIDRCLVAAYDADIEPLLCLTKADLAGPEQVLDYYAELDLPHVLIRPGSDLAELRDRLAGRISVLVGHSGVGKSTLVNRLVPDALRAVGVVSAIGKGRHTSTSAVALRLPVAGPGSAKRVRKDPGWIIDTPGIRSFGLAHVSAESLLHGFPDLVEGTLEDQPNCGHTAADVDCTLDAWVDGGHADRRRLESYRRLLSSRAGELDARDHQADSGPSA